The Oryza brachyantha chromosome 7, ObraRS2, whole genome shotgun sequence genomic interval TTAGTGGATTATCAATTTTGGCCCAAATATTCGTGTCACATTTACCATTATGTCCTTTGGGTTCTCGCTTAAACATTGGCTATGTTGACACCATGGGTAGCTCATGGACAGGTGGTCTAGATATCAATAACATGTCAATGAATTAACAATTCTAGCCCTAATATCTAAGTGTCACATTTAACGGTAGCTCGCGGATATGTATAGGCTGGGAGATTTAAGTCAACATCGCTGCCGCCTATCATGGATGTTTGTACCATGAAATTGTCCAAATATCCATGTCGAGTTTACTCGTATGCCCTTTCAATCTAAACATTGGTTGTATTGACACCGTGCATAGCTTGCAAACTTACCTACGATGGGCAACGGTGGTCAATGTCACTGCCGTATATCATGAATTTCTGCACCACGTGGTTGCGTTTTCATAGCGGAATATGATCCTTTGACGTAAAGTCAGAGGGACTCCGAaagatgacatgtgggcccatgaATGtaaggcccacatgtcagcggTTATGTTCCTTTGACTTTATGTCAGGTGTCCTTCGTAGGGAGATGTCGCTGCAAATCTCATATACGTTAACGTGCAGAAAAGCTTggttaatgatttttttccgaGGACTGCGAGTTCGTATGGGAGCATGTGAGATGTAGATTGCAATGGCttacataataaaattttcagttgttcgAGCAAAAAAAGTCACGATAGGATAACATGATAAGTTGGTAGCAGCACTAcagattaatacatagtttGTTAAAGACGAATATGGATTTTTCAATAGCTTGTTAATTATATAGAGATCACAAGAAGTGATTTCAAGGTAGTTCCATAGTTGTATCACTGATGTAATTGTCTTGGTATcgataaaattttctttatggaataaatggattttttttcttaagatgACATCCACTAGTGTTGTCCATGTCACTCGAAAAGGCATCCAttcttttcttgaaaaaaaaccGACAGGCTAATATGTGTTatataatatacttatatcactctacacatatacaagttcaaataaatttaacttgaAAACCTAAGAAAATTACTATGAATAGTGTGCACTATTtaaacttatgtttataaagtgATATGtctcatatattaatctacctttttaatttttgaatgcCTTTGTGATacgacaaaaataaaaaggtatcCTCTCGAGAGTCCTGGCAAACAGACATTCCCTTGCACAAACAACTCAAACAAAAAAGCCACAGCAGTTATGTACAGTGAAACCTTGTCTGCTCTTACAGCGATCGGCCGATCGATAGTCTGAAAAACGAAAAGGTCGACATCAATGGAGCAGTTTATACTGATTTGCAGAAGGAGAAAAGAGGGCATTGCCTACGCGTACTGAAGACGGTAGCACAGTAGAACTATGGGGGCATCAATGGTGGCACGGTTTCCGCTGCGAAATCAAATCaccaagccaaaatttgaaacttgAAACGTTAAGTCTATAAAAATTCATTAAAACTACCTTTTAAACACAGGGAATATTTATAGTGGCATTTTTTTTGACCTACTGTAGCACATGAAAAGCGACTGTGGCGGCAGCACGGTGCTACACATGGCGGGAAGGAGCACCATGCGGACGGGGTCGATGGGCCTGGACAGCAACCTGCTCATATCGCCATTGATGCCGTGGCAGAGGCAGATAAGCGCGCTGCCGACGAGCGACCGGAAGCCGGCGCAGCAGGTgctcggcggcgccaccggtgTCGTGGCGTTGGTGAGGTAGTCCACGCACGGCAACAGCTCCACGAGCGACGTGAGGCACTCCGCCGGTGGTGGTCGCGGCGTCGTCCCTGCCGAAGGGAacggcggcaatggcggcagCGGTGGCAAAGGCGGTAAGGGTGGCAGTGGTGGAAGCGGTGGCAGCGCGGGGAGTGGCGGAAGGCCGGGGAAGAGAGAACCCACCGGCGGCGTGGACGTGGACGTGGTCGTGGTCGCCGCGTCCTGGTCTCCGGCAAGGACTTGCTCTGATGGTTCTTGGCgtgcggccgcggccgcggccgcgggctTGAGCTCCTGCACCCTCGCTGCCGGCggctgccgcgccgccgcaccaaCCACGGCGAAGGTGAGGAGCAAGACGACGAGCCACATGCGCAGTGCCATCTCTCTCTGCCTCTTCATCGAAAGGCACAAGAAAGAATGTCACATTGATCCCCCCACGCCAATGCTTAACATTCTGTGTCTGCAGCGACAGCAGTGATGTGGTGAAGAATAGCCTCGATGATGATCTTGAGACCTTTTTGCTGTACTGTTTCTGCAGGAAAGGAAGGTAAATTTAATCCTGTTGCGTGCGCTGCTCTTGGTCTCAGCTCATGCTCTTGGTCTCGTTTGCTTGATCTTAACCGAAGTGACTTCTATATTCACTTTTTGGAGCATAACTACATTCCTTGGACTCCGTTGGCAGCTTCACGCTCTTGGCACGATTTCTGGATTTCTTCTGAGCACAGTAGGCATCGCACAGCTCATCCTTTTGTTTGTGCTTCACATTCTTGCGGTGAAAGATACAGTTAATCATTGAGCTAAAATGCTTCAGTTGGCAGTAACCAGTACCCCGAAACTATCAAGGAGCGAAGCCTGCGAGTTGGGGTAGCAGAATCTCTGAACCGCCAACCCAGCACTGCTGCATTCTTTTGCTAGGTTTTTCTTAGATTTCATGCAAACGTTTCTCAAATTGCTAAAtcgtatgattttttaaaaaatgttcttaTATAATAGTTCATCATATTGTCTTTCAAAGATaggttttaatttttcaatgattaattccatcatttatacaaataaatatatacaaaaaattaaataatctttcatctttcatccttttggtcaaaaaaaaattcccgaTTCCCGTGGCATGGTTGATGTATAGTGAACGATCAGCCGAAATTCCCAACAACACGTTCGTGGACCGTGATCCACTCGACAAAGGCTGGAGAGGGCTTCGTTTGTGTTAGATCGGATCGGCCTAACAGCCCACGCCGTCCACCGTGCAGCCCATCGAGAGCACCTCGTCTCGTGCCGTCGGAGAGGAACCAGTGGATCACAAGCCCCACCGGCCAGCTGACGGCGGCGTCGCAGAATCGCATGCGGCTTTGCTGCCGAGGCCGCAGCGGCGCGCGCAACGAGCGAGCTAGCCAGATGAAGCTGTGAGAACTTGTCGCTGCCATTTCACCGATGGACTCTGGACTGGCCAATCCATCAGCCATAATGCTAGCCAGACTAACGTGACTAGAGATCGGGATCGCGACCGCGTAGTATACCTAGCATCCGCTTCTGTTGTCGCTTCCGGGTCCGGCAGATCAGTTTTTCTCCCTTCATTTAAATGAAGCGGCGGTTGTTTGGATATGGGACTTTTTGTAAGTCctttatcacatcaaatatttagacgttaattaaaagtattaaatatagattgataacaaaactaattgtatatcTGAAGGGCTCGTTTGTGAGGCACTGTGagttcaactttttttttttccgcgcgcacgtttcccgaactgctaaacggtatatttttaagCTTTCTTAGAGCTTATCTCTTAGTAGTATACGAGAGCCAACCCACTtcatttttactttttctcCTCCATGTAAACCTATAATTATTGTAGTCTGTTATTTTACTTGCTACAAACCGTTTTCAGCAAATGTTTAGGAATTATAGAACGGAGACCAGCTGCTACGCGCAGGTGTTACGTACGCGGCATGGCGACCGGACGACGTGCTGCGGCCGGTAGTTGAGACGTTATTAGTAGCAAATAGCAAATCGAGCAAGCCATCTCATGGGGACGAGGGCGACGCGGCTAAGGTACAGAAAAAATACGCACTTGGCGGGCCAACATTGCCATAGGCGAGTAGGCCAATCTGGTCTGGCTGAACTGAGGCAGGCTCTCTCTGGCAGTGACCATGGCTGTTGCTGAGGATTTTAATACACTTTTTCGAGACCCTGCGTTTTTCTTCTCGAACCAAAAGACCTGCGATTCCGGTCAGTTTTTAAAACCTGGTTTAATCCTCACCCCCTTAATCCCTCATCACTAGGCCTGCTGTTCACAGTCAACCCGCTAGGGCACGTCAACGGTCCACACGAATCCTTGAATTTTGTACTGTGCAGGTCTACAGCTAATTACTTTTGTGGTGAATAGGAATGATTTGTGGTAATTATCTTAGGATACAAATGAACTAATTAACCaatataaagctaaaaaaagaagatttaATTTGCAGATgatgtgttattttttatggacCACGACTAgagaaacataaaaatatgaaattgttGTTGTCTGTGAAAAGTTTTCTGGTCAtaatattaacttttataagAGTGAACTCTTATGTATTGGTTAGGTATATAAGAGAATATGAACAATATTCCAACATGTTTGAGTGTCAATTAGGAACATTTCTGTTAGAGAACTTTCCATTCCGATGTAGGAAGTCAACTAATAAGGTTTGGAAGATGGTTGTgaaaagaacagaaaaaatTGGATAGTTAGAAAGGTAAGCATATGTAAGTAGGTTGAAGATCGGTTCTGATAAATTCCGTGCTATCAAGTTTAGTcatgtttatgatttttgtttttaaaaaaaattctaagaggaattctttaaaaattgattattatagatcaagatttttttttagtagAGTGATGatcataagaaaaatacaagaagatctaaaaaatatcattagcaaacgcctaagtctaagaaatagCATAGATGAATGCTCGTATAAACGAttttgtctgagaaatatcGTTGTCATTAAGGTTTCGTCCATCTTACGCCGTTAAATAAATTGTTCATCTTATAGCACTTAACAGAGGACGGTTGatggaaccctaacggcgtGGTCTTTATTAGATAAAGTTATTTGTACTATGGCATTTTGGAACTCGTACTCCTCGATAGCATTTCTTATATAGGTGATTGTCAATgtcattttttagattttctcaaaaagaaTATAGATTACCTAGATGAGATATTATTTGTCAACCAAATAAATAAGTTGGACTCGGTGTTCATAACATAGATATACAAAACCAATGTTTGTTAAGCAAGTGGTTGttgtttaagtttttttttttgaaacaaagttGTTGTTTAAGTTGATTAATAGGGAAGGTATGTGGCAGGACTTCCTGCGAAAAAGGTAGAAATATTTAGACAATTACCCACGTTGGGAATAAGTCGAGGTATTCTGATATTCTCACTTTTGGTTGGGGCTTATAAAAGTCAAAGATAGATTCTTAAGTTTGGggtcatgattaattaatgttgCTAAATAAATTGGATTCTGGAAGAATAAAATGGGTTGGCAACTCTTCCTCTAAGGATAGTTGCCCCTCCTTTAATCCCTTTATAATATTGTCCATAGGAAAATTATATTGATCGCAATTGCTATGAGTTATATTCCTTAATGTTTTTCTAAGGAGCGTTAGTATATAAGAATCTTCTTAATTTGCATAACTTGATTGCACAAATTATGCATATTCATTTGAAAGGGGAAAATGACATCTTTAGATGGAGTTTGCACAAATTATGCATATTCGTTGTATGTATTTAACATTAATTAGCAATGGATATGTATGGGCGAATAATATTTCGTGGAAACTGTAAGTAACTCTTAAATTAAAACAAAGATTTTTATGTGATACTTGTTCAAGATAATAATTTGACTGAAGACAATTTAGAATGCTAGAAAGAATGTTCCAGTTTTATGCATAAGAGACTATCCAGCATCTATtgtttgattgtcattttgcTAATTTTCTTTGGAGGGCTATACATGTCTTTTTTGGCCTCAAACCCACAAACaatatttctcatttattaggAAATTGGCTGATGAATATTGACTCAAAAAACAAGAAGCTTATTTTAGGAGGagcatatgttttatattggGCTCTTATGCTTAGTCggaatgatatgatttttggtAAATCTCAAACTATATGCAGGTGATTTTTAGAGCAACATACTGACTTATGTTCTAGGCTCAGCTTTAAAGGTGTGACGAGgacaagaaattaatttatattgcaTGCTGGGGTTTGAAATGACCGTTATGCAGTTATTTGCCAATTTTGGATGTAGATTTACGAATAAGAATGAACAAGATGTACTTCTTTTGTGTTGGGATGTTTAAACATATTGTCTCAACTTTTTGGTCGTTACGGTGGTTTTATATTAGGCCAAAACTTGGTAATATGTGGTTTTATCTTTACTTGAAACAAAAGATAGATTATCCACtaataaaaagatttaaaatagtatttgttataaaaaatatatgtaataatgTAATAACagcacatattaatttatttgtccATTACTCCATTAAACGGAAAAGAAGgaaatttagtcattcattttagttttggcaacTCAAATTCATATAGCATCTTCAAGAGACTACATATCTCCACTCTCTAAATCCTGTTAAGAGGAGGATGACGAGAGGGTCCCATCCACATGGAACATACGGATAGCTATTGTGCTAGTGGGAAAATAAGTTGCTATATTTGTTCATTAAGGACTCAAGTTTATCCATCCCAATAGTATGGCAAGTTAAATAGTTACTCTTttgaagaatattttttatacaaaattgcTAAACTTAAATATGGCAGGCAAGTGAGATAGTCATTCTCTTTTCTTGAGATGATCTTAGTGCCTAACTTTGTCAAATTGTttgaaaaatcctaaatactCCTCGCCTAATTACTCACAACCCCCACATAAACCCGCATTAATCGTGCCCCTTACCACACGTTGCTTTGGCTGCTACAGTCCtaatcctttttctttccttttttttttttgtccccgCAGGCACGCAACTGGGTTTCCAGAGTCCAATACGAACGCGCGAGGAAATTACCATACGACCCACTAGGCCAACGCCCCCTGCTCGCGTTCGCGACGCGGCTGTGGCTAACACTATCTTCAAGAAAATTATAGTACtaatttctcaaaaatttatattggttttatctttaaaaaatactattaactaagaagtcatatttttataaaataataaaagaaataaaaagtaGATATTTGTgttagaaacatatatatctagCGTAAACATAAACTATAAAAGAGATGATTTTAGACAAAATGAATATTAGAAATAGActtagtaattttttaaagatatgaTAAGTTAGTAATTCgtgaagatatatttttaactactTTCTAAGTTTTAGTTACCAGATCAATTTCGGACGTCTACTAtgctccctccatatttttatatatgacaccgttgacttttagaatcataTTTAAcccttcatcttattcaaaatttatattcaaatatgcaaaattataata includes:
- the LOC102710716 gene encoding RNA-binding protein 12-like isoform X6, which codes for MKRQREMALRMWLVVLLLTFAVVGAAARQPPAARVQELKPAAAAAAARQEPSEQVLAGDQDAATTTTSTSTPPVGSLFPGLPPLPALPPLPPLPPLPPLPPLPPLPPFPSAGTTPRPPPAECLTSLVELLPCVDYLTNATTPVAPPSTCCAGFRSLVGSALICLCHGINGDMSSGNRATIDAPIVLLCYRLQLSIGRSL
- the LOC102710716 gene encoding RNA-binding protein 12-like isoform X5, producing the protein MKRQREMALRMWLVVLLLTFAVVGAAARQPPAARVQELKPAAAAAAARQEPSEQVLAGDQDAATTTTSTSTPPVGSLFPGLPPLPALPPLPPLPPLPPLPPLPPLPPFPSAGTTPRPPPAECLTSLVELLPCVDYLTNATTPVAPPSTCCAGFRSLVGSALICLCHGINGDMSSGNRATIDAPIVLLCYRLQYALSIGRSL
- the LOC102710716 gene encoding RNA-binding protein 12-like isoform X2, with protein sequence MKRQREMALRMWLVVLLLTFAVVGAAARQPPAARVQELKPAAAAAAARQEPSEQVLAGDQDAATTTTSTSTPPVGSLFPGLPPLPALPPLPPLPPLPPLPPLPPLPPFPSAGTTPRPPPAECLTSLVELLPCVDYLTNATTPVAPPSTCCAGFRSLVGSALICLCHGINGDMSRLLSRPIDPVRMVLLPAMCSTVLPPQSLFMCYSSGNRATIDAPIVLLCYRLQLSIGRSL
- the LOC102710716 gene encoding RNA-binding protein 12-like isoform X1, with amino-acid sequence MKRQREMALRMWLVVLLLTFAVVGAAARQPPAARVQELKPAAAAAAARQEPSEQVLAGDQDAATTTTSTSTPPVGSLFPGLPPLPALPPLPPLPPLPPLPPLPPLPPFPSAGTTPRPPPAECLTSLVELLPCVDYLTNATTPVAPPSTCCAGFRSLVGSALICLCHGINGDMSRLLSRPIDPVRMVLLPAMCSTVLPPQSLFMCYSSGNRATIDAPIVLLCYRLQYALSIGRSL
- the LOC102710716 gene encoding RNA-binding protein 12-like isoform X7; translation: MKRQREMALRMWLVVLLLTFAVVGAAARQPPAARVQELKPAAAAAAARQEPSEQVLAGDQDAATTTTSTSTPPVGSLFPGLPPLPALPPLPPLPPLPPLPPLPPLPPFPSAGTTPRPPPAECLTSLVELLPCVDYLTNATTPVAPPSTCCAGFRSLVGSALICLCHGINGDMSSGNRATIDAPIVLLCYRLQYA
- the LOC102710716 gene encoding RNA-binding protein 12-like isoform X3, which encodes MKRQREMALRMWLVVLLLTFAVVGAAARQPPAARVQELKPAAAAAAARQEPSEQVLAGDQDAATTTTSTSTPPVGSLFPGLPPLPALPPLPPLPPLPPLPPLPPLPPFPSAGTTPRPPPAECLTSLVELLPCVDYLTNATTPVAPPSTCCAGFRSLVGSALICLCHGINGDMSRLLSRPIDPVRMVLLPAMCSTVLPPQSLFMCYSSGNRATIDAPIVLLCYRLQYA
- the LOC102710716 gene encoding RNA-binding protein 12-like isoform X4 — protein: MKRQREMALRMWLVVLLLTFAVVGAAARQPPAARVQELKPAAAAAAARQEPSEQVLAGDQDAATTTTSTSTPPVGSLFPGLPPLPALPPLPPLPPLPPLPPLPPLPPFPSAGTTPRPPPAECLTSLVELLPCVDYLTNATTPVAPPSTCCAGFRSLVGSALICLCHGINGDMSRLLSRPIDPVRMVLLPAMCSTVLPPQSLFMCYTETVPPLMPP